One part of the bacterium BMS3Abin08 genome encodes these proteins:
- the hemC gene encoding porphobilinogen deaminase, giving the protein MKIVIGTRGSKLALWQAEWIKSELGRIHPDLKVELRKIKTTGDRILDVPLAKVGGKGLFVKEIEDAMLRREIDIAVHSMKDVPTEFPDGLHLAVICKREDPRDAFISQESGEGFRFNGFRELPEGAVVGTSSLRRACQLLNVRPGLKIEQLRGNVDTRLRKLDEGRFDAIILAAAGIKRLGMAERITEMIPPDVSLPAIGQGAVGIECRIEDEEVHSIISPLNHIETSICVRAERAFLRRLEGGCQVPIAAYAELSNGRIVMDGLVANINGERIIKGHAESAAADFSKLGTGLAEDLLSRGAREILDEVYGNS; this is encoded by the coding sequence ATGAAAATTGTCATCGGCACGCGTGGCAGCAAGCTTGCGCTCTGGCAGGCAGAGTGGATTAAGTCTGAACTCGGGAGGATTCATCCTGACCTGAAAGTTGAACTAAGGAAGATAAAGACAACGGGGGACAGGATCCTCGATGTTCCCCTTGCGAAGGTAGGTGGAAAGGGGCTCTTTGTGAAGGAGATAGAGGATGCCATGCTGAGGAGAGAGATTGATATAGCCGTACACAGCATGAAGGATGTCCCGACGGAGTTCCCCGACGGGCTTCATCTTGCGGTCATCTGCAAAAGGGAGGACCCGAGGGATGCGTTTATAAGTCAGGAGTCAGGGGAAGGGTTCAGGTTTAACGGTTTCAGGGAATTACCCGAAGGTGCGGTAGTCGGCACAAGCAGCCTGAGGCGGGCATGCCAGCTACTCAACGTAAGACCCGGTCTGAAGATTGAGCAGTTGAGGGGTAACGTTGATACGAGGTTGAGGAAGCTCGACGAAGGTCGGTTTGATGCGATAATACTTGCAGCAGCGGGGATAAAGAGGCTTGGAATGGCTGAGAGGATCACCGAGATGATACCGCCGGATGTGAGTCTCCCCGCCATTGGCCAGGGAGCCGTGGGGATTGAATGCCGCATAGAAGATGAAGAGGTCCATTCCATAATTAGTCCGTTGAATCATATTGAAACATCGATCTGTGTGCGTGCTGAACGGGCTTTTCTGAGAAGGCTCGAAGGGGGCTGTCAGGTCCCCATTGCCGCATATGCAGAACTCAGCAACGGCAGGATTGTTATGGACGGGCTTGTCGCTAATATCAATGGTGAGAGGATTATCAAGGGCCATGCAGAGAGCGCTGCTGCTGATTTCAGCAAACTCGGCACCGGTCTTGCCGAAGACCTCCTCTCCAGGGGAGCAAGAGAGATCCTTGACGAGGTATATGGAAATTCCTGA
- the nreC_2 gene encoding oxygen regulatory protein NreC: MITVVLADDHRIFVQGLCALLSNAGDISVVGTADNGAGALQKIQQRKPDIAVLDISMPAPDGIEVALEIRMKGLATKVIILTAHSEELLERLAFKAGVQGYVLKDNAFEELIDAIRTVCSGEGFVSPSLSVDGIESAFSWIGNLTNREKDVLSLVASGLTNRQISETLCISIKTVETHRTRIMRKLDVHNTADLVRYAVKRGIA, encoded by the coding sequence GTGATCACTGTTGTCCTGGCCGACGACCACAGGATCTTTGTGCAGGGGCTCTGCGCCCTTCTTTCCAATGCAGGTGACATTTCAGTTGTAGGTACCGCAGACAACGGTGCCGGTGCCCTTCAGAAGATACAACAGAGGAAGCCTGATATAGCTGTGCTTGATATCTCCATGCCGGCTCCTGACGGCATTGAGGTTGCCCTGGAGATACGAATGAAGGGGCTTGCTACTAAGGTAATCATCCTTACCGCTCATAGCGAAGAGTTACTCGAGAGGCTTGCATTCAAGGCCGGGGTCCAAGGATATGTCCTTAAGGACAACGCCTTTGAAGAGCTAATTGATGCAATAAGAACGGTCTGTTCAGGTGAGGGGTTCGTAAGCCCCAGCCTTTCCGTTGATGGGATAGAATCCGCATTTTCATGGATTGGGAACCTTACAAACAGGGAGAAGGACGTCCTCAGTCTGGTTGCATCGGGCTTGACTAACAGGCAGATCTCGGAAACGCTCTGTATAAGCATAAAGACAGTGGAGACGCACCGGACAAGGATCATGCGGAAACTGGACGTCCATAACACTGCAGATCTCGTCAGATACGCCGTCAAGAGGGGTATTGCCTGA